In Sphingobacterium zeae, one genomic interval encodes:
- the tnpC gene encoding IS66 family transposase, with amino-acid sequence METALENLSKEDLIKVISSRDQALVERDEKIDYLESQLAMYKRMQFGQKRERFEGDPNQTMLPFEAAPAEVIQQQEEIKEKIEYVRKRPNHKGRAKLPAHLPVEEVEIHPEGDLSQMVYIGKEITEELECEPARFYIKRYIRYKYAAKDKSAVAIAELPERVIDKGIPGPSLLAMILTGKYQDHLPLYRQKQIFARENIQIASSTIEGWARQALEKLEPLYEQLVFQTKSQGYLQVDETPIKVLDSDKKGAAHQGYYWVYHAPLEGTVLFDYSPTRGGIAAVPMLGNFKGYLQTDGYTVYEKYGKKKEVTHLACWAHARREFEKALDNDKARAEKALLMIQKLYAIERKAKHENLSAEQIKELRLTESLPIINELGKWIFEEIKSTLPKSQIGKAMAYAYARWDALSAYLYDGNLHIDNNLIENAIRPVALGRKNYLFAGSHEAAQRAAMIYSFFASCKKHEVNPFQWLKHTLENIMSINHKNLKDLYPQNFKKSADL; translated from the coding sequence ATGGAAACAGCACTGGAAAATCTCTCAAAAGAAGACCTTATCAAGGTCATTTCCAGTCGTGACCAAGCCCTTGTTGAAAGAGATGAAAAGATAGATTACCTAGAGTCCCAACTCGCTATGTACAAGCGTATGCAGTTCGGGCAGAAGCGTGAGCGATTCGAAGGCGATCCAAATCAGACCATGCTTCCCTTTGAAGCAGCGCCGGCCGAAGTTATACAGCAACAGGAGGAAATCAAAGAAAAGATCGAGTATGTACGTAAACGACCTAATCATAAAGGACGTGCTAAATTACCTGCCCACCTCCCTGTAGAAGAGGTTGAAATCCATCCCGAAGGTGATCTATCCCAAATGGTTTATATCGGTAAAGAAATTACGGAAGAATTGGAATGCGAACCTGCAAGGTTCTATATCAAACGTTACATCCGTTATAAATATGCTGCCAAAGATAAATCTGCCGTGGCCATTGCCGAGCTTCCCGAGCGTGTAATCGACAAAGGAATCCCTGGGCCGAGCCTGCTTGCGATGATCCTTACCGGTAAATATCAAGATCATCTCCCGCTATACCGACAGAAACAGATCTTTGCCAGAGAAAATATACAGATAGCTTCCTCAACAATCGAAGGATGGGCCAGACAAGCCTTGGAGAAACTGGAACCACTCTATGAACAACTCGTCTTCCAGACCAAATCACAGGGTTATTTACAGGTTGATGAAACCCCAATAAAAGTATTGGACAGCGATAAAAAAGGCGCTGCCCATCAAGGCTATTATTGGGTGTACCACGCTCCATTGGAGGGAACCGTGCTGTTTGATTATAGCCCTACCCGTGGTGGCATTGCCGCTGTGCCTATGCTTGGAAACTTTAAGGGTTATCTCCAGACCGATGGCTATACTGTATACGAAAAGTATGGCAAAAAGAAGGAAGTGACGCACTTGGCCTGTTGGGCGCACGCACGCCGTGAGTTTGAAAAAGCATTGGATAATGATAAAGCAAGAGCTGAAAAGGCATTGCTAATGATCCAGAAGCTTTATGCCATTGAGCGGAAAGCCAAACACGAAAATCTAAGCGCAGAGCAGATCAAAGAACTTCGATTGACCGAATCCTTACCTATTATTAACGAGCTGGGCAAATGGATCTTTGAAGAGATAAAAAGCACATTGCCTAAAAGTCAGATCGGTAAAGCTATGGCGTATGCATACGCTAGATGGGATGCGCTATCAGCATACCTGTATGATGGAAATCTGCACATAGACAATAATCTTATCGAGAATGCCATTCGCCCCGTTGCACTGGGACGAAAAAACTACCTCTTCGCAGGAAGCCATGAAGCAGCACAGCGTGCGGCGATGATCTACTCATTCTTTGCTAGCTGTAAAAAGCATGAGGTGAACCCTTTCCAGTGGTTAAAGCATACCTTGGAAAACATCATGTCAATAAACCATAAAAACTTAAAGGATCTATATCCTCAGAACTTCAAAAAATCAGCAGACCTGTAG
- the tnpB gene encoding IS66 family insertion sequence element accessory protein TnpB (TnpB, as the term is used for proteins encoded by IS66 family insertion elements, is considered an accessory protein, since TnpC, encoded by a neighboring gene, is a DDE family transposase.), producing MFALGSSHRFYLYDGFCDMRKSFDGLCGLISSGMQRQATSGEVFVFLNRSRTHVKLLHWEKGGFVLYYKRLESGTFVPPSIKNGELSWSDLVLMIEGIQVVKSIQKRRFTLP from the coding sequence ATGTTTGCGCTAGGCTCATCGCATAGGTTTTATCTTTATGATGGTTTTTGCGATATGAGGAAGTCTTTTGATGGACTTTGTGGACTGATCAGTTCAGGAATGCAGCGGCAAGCTACCAGTGGGGAGGTTTTTGTGTTCCTAAACCGTAGCCGTACGCACGTGAAGCTGTTACATTGGGAGAAGGGTGGCTTTGTGCTGTATTACAAACGGCTGGAGAGCGGTACTTTCGTACCGCCCAGTATAAAAAACGGAGAGTTGTCATGGAGTGATCTGGTGCTGATGATTGAGGGGATACAGGTCGTAAAAAGTATTCAAAAAAGACGTTTTACTTTGCCTTAA
- the tnpA gene encoding IS66 family insertion sequence element accessory protein TnpA: MSKEEKRIQMFALIADWQQSGISKKRYCAEKGINEATFYYWYSRSKENVSSAGSFISIDKACRKSEVEVIYPNGVRIKVENDLGLLSQLIRLY; this comes from the coding sequence ATGAGCAAAGAAGAAAAAAGAATACAGATGTTTGCCCTGATAGCAGACTGGCAACAAAGCGGTATAAGCAAGAAACGATACTGCGCAGAAAAAGGGATAAATGAGGCCACCTTTTATTATTGGTATTCGCGCAGTAAAGAAAACGTTTCGTCTGCGGGGAGTTTTATATCCATCGACAAGGCCTGCAGAAAAAGTGAAGTTGAGGTAATTTATCCCAATGGTGTACGTATAAAGGTAGAAAATGATCTTGGACTTCTCTCTCAATTGATCCGTCTGTACTGA
- a CDS encoding reverse transcriptase domain-containing protein — MKGIPQGLPISATLANLYLLEFDKTIIKDLIIGKSAFYRRYSDDIIIICPIDEIAHYEATIMSLIENVNLEISKQKTDRYIFKYVGNNKKTRLECFKLDEEYNIIKKDRLIYLGFEYYGYQTLIKSTNLAKYYRRLIKTVERRAKRINNAIINEPTIPKAIFYSQIKKVINRPIKDDLDKADSKVHYKNTINILIKDPSTGQFKMKKIQPNSNNETYKKSTYMGYVNRCVTIHNSKTFLHQLRKRKYILNTAIKNKLKKFTT; from the coding sequence ATAAAAGGAATACCACAGGGATTACCTATAAGTGCTACTCTCGCAAATTTATATTTACTTGAATTTGATAAAACCATTATTAAAGATCTTATAATTGGTAAAAGTGCTTTCTATCGTCGATACTCTGATGACATCATTATAATCTGTCCTATTGATGAAATAGCACATTATGAAGCAACAATCATGAGTTTGATTGAGAATGTTAATTTAGAAATTAGCAAACAGAAAACAGATCGGTACATATTCAAATATGTTGGTAATAATAAAAAGACTAGATTAGAATGTTTTAAGCTAGATGAGGAATATAATATTATTAAAAAAGACAGACTTATTTATCTAGGGTTTGAATATTATGGATATCAGACTTTAATAAAATCAACGAATCTAGCAAAATATTACCGTAGATTAATTAAGACGGTTGAAAGACGAGCAAAACGAATTAATAATGCCATAATTAATGAACCAACTATTCCGAAGGCAATATTTTATAGTCAAATAAAGAAAGTAATAAACAGACCCATAAAAGATGATCTTGACAAGGCTGATAGTAAAGTTCATTATAAAAATACTATAAATATCTTAATCAAAGACCCTTCTACAGGTCAATTTAAAATGAAAAAGATTCAACCAAACTCAAATAATGAAACATATAAGAAATCAACTTATATGGGGTATGTAAACAGATGTGTTACAATACACAATTCAAAGACATTTCTTCATCAGCTAAGAAAAAGAAAATATATTTTAAATACTGCAATAAAAAATAAATTAAAAAAATTCACAACCTAA
- a CDS encoding SusC/RagA family TonB-linked outer membrane protein yields MIKRSNLSTALLDKVVNIPVIQITFLVIVFLLVSMFSLSAQTPRKDSGADGLLTVSGIVLSAMDGKPIAGVSVTIADEKGRASTKNDGSFTIKVIAEKGKIIFSHLGYNAQSLSYTVGVSMDVRLIPIDNKLDEVEVFNTGYQRISKERTVGSVDVLDQKLIDRSVSSNILSRINGLTTGLQLPKINSNEGGNQPEFTIRGKSTLFANAEPLIVVDGFPYDGGLSSLNPADIASISILKDAAAASIWGARSGNGVVVISTKQGSKDRLSLSAEVTQSIADKPDLYYNKSISSSDFIDVEKFLYKKGAYNARLKTGYQPVSPVVELLDKMSKGELAEELGNEMIDAYRLKDSRVQRLKYFYQIPLEQQYNLAISRPFKDGSFYISGGLNRQDQATKYSKNERKTLLMKYDQRFLKDRLNFSFQTNLTDTRVQSAQNSPSMYPYEELVTADGSPVAVTGGMRNSYVDTVGNGNLLDWYYNPLTDLGKGMSTNSLFNLRLNGTIDAKIFPFITASVKYQYTKSIGDDLMRYADDSYYVRNLVNIYTRYDKATGKYVKQIPAGEHRIINRLRGASYLWRGQLALDKRVNKDHHITALMAMELSDARSEVDKKQLFGYDPSTATAATIDHINALPRIYGGSQVINNGNYQDWHVDRYRSYLLNAAYSYRSIYNVYGSIRRDESNLFGVATNQKGVPLWSIGGAYNLKVDLLPAVNWLSDVRLRASYGVQGNVDKTMSAWLTARYPTSKNGYQNLYATILNPPNPSLRWEKNKVTNIGFDIGLFNQRIVMQVDRYWKKGNDLIGNGPIAPQTGLTQYKGNVADTEIEGFDLSLTTKNSLGKLQWQTVLNFSKAKDKVVRYLVKQASNFSYMTTNYLNPYEGFPQSALFSFPYAGLDGDGNPIGYMNGVESKDYSAILNNKDLENIQFHGPRIPPFFGSFRNDFSYGRLYASFNIMYQFGGYFRRLSLSNADLYSATTMGAAIYDYDKRWQLPGDEAWTNVPALIYPSNSSRSNLFAYSNALVEKSDIVRLRDIQIGWRLVDYFRWIKALDLTFVVDNVGILWRANKQGLDPNVFQSAYPVPREFSLRLKTNF; encoded by the coding sequence ATGATAAAAAGATCAAATCTATCCACTGCCTTATTGGATAAGGTAGTCAATATTCCAGTTATACAGATTACATTTCTTGTAATCGTGTTCCTCTTAGTTTCTATGTTTAGTTTATCAGCTCAGACGCCCCGCAAGGACAGTGGGGCCGATGGGCTTCTTACTGTATCAGGGATAGTCTTATCAGCAATGGACGGTAAACCAATAGCAGGTGTATCGGTCACCATAGCCGATGAAAAGGGGAGAGCATCAACCAAAAACGATGGCTCCTTTACCATTAAAGTAATAGCTGAAAAGGGCAAGATCATATTCTCCCATCTAGGATACAATGCCCAGTCCTTGAGTTATACTGTAGGGGTATCAATGGACGTTCGGTTGATACCTATTGATAATAAACTGGATGAGGTGGAGGTATTCAATACGGGTTATCAGCGTATTTCAAAGGAAAGGACGGTAGGGAGTGTCGATGTGTTGGACCAAAAGCTGATCGACAGGTCAGTTTCTTCTAACATACTGTCGCGAATAAATGGGCTTACCACTGGGCTGCAACTGCCCAAGATCAATAGCAACGAGGGGGGCAATCAGCCCGAATTTACGATCCGGGGCAAAAGTACTTTATTTGCGAACGCGGAGCCACTAATCGTTGTAGATGGCTTTCCTTATGACGGTGGATTAAGTAGCCTCAATCCTGCAGATATTGCATCGATCTCTATCTTAAAGGATGCCGCTGCGGCTTCAATATGGGGGGCTCGCTCGGGCAATGGTGTTGTTGTTATCAGTACCAAACAGGGGAGTAAAGACCGACTTTCCTTGTCGGCCGAAGTGACCCAGAGCATCGCCGATAAACCTGATCTTTATTATAACAAATCCATATCGAGCAGTGACTTTATTGACGTGGAGAAGTTTCTCTATAAAAAGGGCGCTTATAATGCTCGATTGAAGACTGGCTATCAGCCGGTTTCACCAGTGGTGGAGCTATTGGATAAAATGAGCAAAGGTGAATTGGCAGAAGAATTAGGGAATGAAATGATTGATGCTTACCGCTTAAAAGACAGTCGTGTCCAGCGTTTGAAATACTTCTATCAGATACCGCTCGAACAACAGTATAATCTGGCGATTTCAAGACCTTTCAAGGATGGGAGTTTTTATATTTCGGGCGGTCTTAACCGACAGGATCAGGCAACTAAATATTCTAAAAATGAGCGCAAGACACTCTTGATGAAATACGACCAGCGATTTCTGAAGGATCGGCTCAACTTTTCATTTCAGACCAATTTAACAGATACAAGAGTGCAGAGTGCACAGAACAGCCCATCAATGTACCCCTATGAGGAATTGGTTACTGCTGATGGTTCGCCAGTGGCAGTAACTGGTGGTATGCGCAATAGCTATGTGGATACCGTCGGCAATGGCAACTTGCTTGACTGGTACTATAATCCATTGACCGATCTTGGTAAAGGAATGTCTACCAATTCGCTGTTCAACCTGCGATTGAATGGTACTATAGATGCCAAGATCTTTCCATTCATCACGGCCAGTGTAAAATATCAATATACAAAATCAATTGGTGACGACCTCATGCGCTATGCGGACGATTCCTATTATGTGCGCAATTTGGTGAATATCTACACGAGATATGATAAAGCTACAGGCAAGTATGTAAAGCAGATACCAGCTGGCGAACACCGGATAATCAATCGCTTACGCGGCGCATCGTATTTATGGCGAGGGCAACTGGCTTTGGATAAGAGGGTCAACAAAGATCATCATATAACAGCGCTCATGGCAATGGAACTGTCGGATGCAAGGAGTGAAGTGGATAAGAAGCAGCTGTTTGGCTATGATCCCTCCACTGCAACAGCAGCAACAATAGACCATATCAATGCCTTGCCGCGTATTTATGGGGGGAGTCAGGTCATCAATAACGGAAACTATCAGGATTGGCATGTAGACCGATACCGTTCGTATCTGTTGAATGCAGCGTATAGCTACAGAAGTATTTATAATGTATATGGAAGCATCCGTAGGGATGAATCTAATCTATTCGGTGTAGCAACCAACCAAAAGGGAGTGCCTCTATGGTCGATCGGTGGTGCTTATAACCTAAAGGTAGATTTGTTGCCAGCCGTAAATTGGCTATCCGACGTCAGGCTCCGTGCCTCCTATGGTGTACAGGGAAACGTCGACAAAACTATGTCAGCATGGCTGACAGCAAGGTATCCGACATCCAAAAACGGGTATCAGAATTTATATGCTACAATTCTTAACCCACCAAATCCGTCTTTACGTTGGGAAAAGAACAAAGTGACAAATATCGGGTTTGATATCGGTCTGTTCAACCAGAGGATAGTTATGCAGGTAGATCGCTATTGGAAAAAGGGCAATGATCTTATCGGAAATGGACCTATTGCACCGCAGACCGGGCTTACCCAATATAAAGGTAATGTGGCGGATACCGAAATTGAAGGATTTGATCTATCCCTGACCACTAAAAATAGTTTGGGTAAGCTGCAATGGCAAACGGTACTTAATTTTTCAAAAGCTAAAGACAAGGTTGTTCGTTATCTGGTCAAACAAGCAAGCAATTTTAGCTATATGACCACAAATTATCTCAACCCGTATGAGGGATTTCCACAATCGGCATTGTTTAGCTTTCCTTATGCTGGGTTGGACGGTGATGGCAATCCCATCGGCTATATGAATGGTGTAGAGAGTAAAGATTATAGTGCCATCCTCAATAATAAGGACCTGGAGAACATCCAATTCCATGGACCCCGTATACCGCCTTTTTTCGGTTCATTTAGGAATGATTTCAGCTATGGCCGTTTGTATGCTAGTTTTAATATCATGTATCAGTTTGGTGGATATTTTAGGCGCTTATCCTTAAGCAATGCAGACCTTTATAGTGCGACTACAATGGGGGCTGCGATATACGATTACGATAAGCGTTGGCAACTGCCGGGGGATGAGGCGTGGACAAATGTACCTGCACTAATCTATCCTTCAAACTCGTCGCGGAGCAATCTGTTTGCTTACAGTAATGCTCTGGTTGAAAAGTCTGACATAGTCCGTCTGCGGGATATACAGATTGGCTGGCGTTTAGTAGACTATTTCCGATGGATAAAGGCATTGGACCTCACTTTTGTAGTCGATAATGTAGGTATTCTCTGGCGGGCCAATAAACAGGGTTTGGATCCAAATGTATTCCAATCGGCCTATCCCGTTCCAAGGGAATTTAGCCTACGGCTTAAAACAAATTTTTAA
- a CDS encoding RagB/SusD family nutrient uptake outer membrane protein, with product MKKQFYIYVLPFLLCMGCAKSFLEEKPDASIVNPKTLNDCRRLLDNDGQLGQGLNYWFPSLGQLASDEYYYNKATWESTVFVQERNAYIWEDDIYEGNPQIGEWNNSYYAIYVCNVVLDVLNNIEVTAANRDEYNDIKGTALFFRAMWNFALAETFCLPYDEKTAANEMGIPLRYSPNIDQLEKRATLEATYSSIVQDMEQSAKLLQNKTPSVFRNRPCTAAAEAMLARIYLVMGNYEKALQYSENSYTTYNVLLDYNKLTLDGDAIFDRNNAEILVMCTQQGYLSTAVGRFAPNSFVDSTLIALYHPKDLRLKAYFTFTQDGKANRKNLYTTGLNGTNCFNGAATDEVLLILAECKARAGDLDGTKILLDNLYKNRFAAENLPQLNFNNSNDAIQQVLDERGKELLFRGMRWSDVRRLNVEGRDISFKRILGEKEYILPPKSLKYAFLLPIQEIQFSGLIQNKR from the coding sequence ATGAAAAAACAATTTTATATATATGTATTGCCCTTTTTACTCTGCATGGGCTGTGCAAAGTCTTTTTTGGAAGAGAAACCAGATGCGAGTATAGTAAATCCAAAGACTTTAAACGATTGCCGACGACTTTTGGATAACGATGGTCAGCTGGGGCAGGGCTTAAACTATTGGTTTCCGTCTTTGGGCCAATTAGCTTCTGATGAATATTACTATAATAAGGCCACATGGGAGTCGACAGTATTCGTACAGGAGCGAAATGCCTATATCTGGGAGGATGATATCTACGAAGGTAATCCGCAGATCGGCGAATGGAACAATAGTTACTACGCTATCTATGTATGCAATGTTGTCCTCGATGTATTGAATAACATCGAGGTTACTGCCGCGAATAGGGATGAATATAATGATATCAAAGGTACGGCATTATTTTTCAGGGCAATGTGGAATTTCGCGCTTGCCGAAACCTTTTGTCTGCCATATGATGAGAAGACTGCTGCAAATGAAATGGGAATTCCGTTGCGCTACTCGCCTAATATCGATCAGTTGGAGAAGAGAGCAACACTTGAGGCCACCTATAGTAGTATCGTGCAGGATATGGAGCAGTCTGCCAAACTCTTGCAAAACAAAACTCCATCTGTTTTTAGGAATAGACCTTGTACTGCTGCTGCAGAGGCTATGCTGGCTAGGATTTATTTGGTTATGGGAAATTATGAAAAGGCTCTGCAGTATAGTGAGAATTCGTACACGACATACAATGTCCTATTGGATTATAATAAACTTACCTTAGACGGAGATGCAATTTTCGATAGGAATAACGCGGAGATTTTAGTGATGTGCACCCAGCAAGGGTACCTCTCAACTGCTGTTGGAAGATTTGCGCCCAACAGTTTTGTGGATTCGACCTTAATTGCGCTCTATCACCCCAAAGACCTGCGGTTAAAAGCATATTTCACCTTTACCCAAGATGGAAAAGCAAATAGAAAGAATCTGTATACCACAGGGCTGAATGGAACAAATTGTTTTAATGGTGCGGCTACCGACGAGGTTTTGCTGATACTCGCCGAATGTAAAGCAAGAGCTGGGGATCTTGATGGGACAAAAATATTGTTGGACAATCTCTACAAAAATCGTTTCGCCGCAGAAAACTTACCACAGCTCAATTTTAATAATAGTAACGATGCTATTCAACAGGTGTTGGATGAGCGAGGTAAAGAACTTCTTTTTCGGGGGATGCGCTGGTCGGATGTCCGTCGATTAAATGTAGAGGGAAGGGATATAAGTTTTAAAAGAATATTGGGCGAAAAGGAATATATACTACCGCCTAAAAGTTTAAAATATGCCTTTTTATTACCAATACAGGAAATTCAATTCAGTGGATTAATACAAAACAAAAGATAG
- a CDS encoding TlpA family protein disulfide reductase: MKTNKRRLFMLGIVIFLKSFTCQNVTANIRFIAPKPDSSMAYPFELKDRDGKLIRMADFKGKVVVIDFWVNRCAPCLALSEPLAKIRKYYESNKDVVFIDINLDDDADVWKNCLDNGDVQKNRTIYYTDSLSISLSTAPEGFYHPITSYYSMKGVPRWIIIGKEGEIIARNPPRPLPEKNGIESAGSLRFKALINEYLLSHSKKAKVR, encoded by the coding sequence ATGAAAACAAACAAACGCAGATTATTTATGCTAGGCATAGTGATTTTTTTGAAATCGTTTACATGTCAAAATGTAACTGCAAATATAAGATTTATTGCTCCAAAGCCTGATAGTTCGATGGCTTATCCCTTTGAGTTGAAGGACAGAGATGGAAAACTTATACGCATGGCAGATTTTAAAGGTAAGGTAGTGGTAATTGATTTTTGGGTAAATCGGTGTGCACCATGTTTGGCTTTGTCAGAACCGTTAGCCAAAATAAGAAAATACTATGAATCCAATAAAGACGTCGTTTTCATTGACATCAATCTGGATGATGATGCCGATGTATGGAAAAATTGTTTAGATAATGGTGATGTTCAAAAAAATCGAACTATTTACTATACCGACTCCTTATCAATTTCTTTAAGCACAGCTCCAGAAGGTTTTTATCATCCGATCACAAGTTACTATAGCATGAAAGGAGTACCTCGGTGGATCATAATCGGCAAAGAGGGGGAAATCATAGCAAGAAATCCCCCTAGGCCGTTGCCTGAAAAGAATGGGATAGAATCCGCCGGATCGCTGAGATTTAAAGCGCTTATCAACGAATATTTACTATCCCATTCAAAAAAAGCTAAGGTGCGGTAG
- a CDS encoding MauE/DoxX family redox-associated membrane protein, translated as MDKVNNHIEQTAPAPNRGRGHWVALALLKAKFFELIYFGKNHPRAFVVQSFTYLLLILWIVVGSRKIFDYTAFRQAMLDQPFEDNYGVVLSYLLPLIQLSTAVLFIFEKTRRYGFLLTILLMIAFSWYITLVLKRTWGFIPCYCTLEFPTDWKGHLWINGIIAVFAIAGLLLDSIRKRANTRVT; from the coding sequence ATGGATAAAGTTAATAATCATATTGAGCAAACAGCTCCGGCACCAAACCGGGGAAGAGGGCACTGGGTAGCATTGGCACTTTTAAAAGCAAAATTTTTTGAACTGATCTATTTCGGTAAAAATCATCCCCGCGCGTTTGTGGTACAATCCTTTACTTACTTGCTCTTAATCCTGTGGATTGTTGTCGGCTCAAGAAAGATATTTGACTATACTGCGTTTCGACAAGCTATGCTAGATCAGCCGTTCGAAGATAATTATGGAGTTGTATTGTCGTACCTCTTACCCCTAATTCAGCTTAGTACAGCTGTACTCTTTATTTTCGAAAAAACACGGCGGTATGGATTCTTGTTAACGATCTTGCTTATGATCGCTTTCTCCTGGTATATCACGCTTGTGTTAAAAAGAACGTGGGGATTTATTCCATGCTATTGTACGCTGGAGTTCCCTACCGATTGGAAAGGACATCTCTGGATTAATGGAATTATCGCTGTATTTGCTATTGCCGGATTGCTATTAGATAGTATAAGGAAACGAGCTAATACCCGGGTAACCTGA
- a CDS encoding helix-turn-helix domain-containing protein: MKKALHLHLESVFGASCPLAESTIQPQIALSNGKISHYRHPSGQACLQEFDGLLGYINLLDVAVSSDIVIPVRVKRSDMHIIYVLSDDSAIQIKDIGQQTNYSIACNRGRYFYLTRGDYEIYIPAGSCTLVNFYFRGSIFRDGNERPFQFLHHLVDAYRNGDKRSCCSIDFRVGPRTISLMKSIAAKIKKGDLDSEVNILWAIKKLIQLSKEKIFEEYEKISQSQAQSKAAYSAIKQAVAAHGQDFKLEDIADRFGISKDYLHQLIHSYYGQSPQELKIAFMLRLAKKYIADGMHTDEIAYELGYTSPSSFVRFFKNQTGMTPTAYFKRINP; this comes from the coding sequence ATGAAAAAAGCATTACATCTCCATCTTGAATCTGTCTTTGGCGCGTCCTGCCCACTTGCTGAATCGACTATTCAGCCACAAATAGCACTATCCAATGGAAAGATCAGTCACTACCGACACCCCTCTGGCCAAGCTTGCCTGCAGGAGTTTGATGGGCTGCTCGGCTACATCAACCTGCTGGATGTTGCGGTATCAAGCGATATCGTCATCCCGGTAAGGGTAAAGCGCTCCGATATGCATATCATCTATGTTTTGAGTGACGACTCTGCAATTCAGATCAAGGATATCGGCCAGCAGACCAATTACAGCATCGCTTGCAATCGCGGTCGTTATTTCTACTTAACCAGAGGCGATTATGAAATATACATTCCCGCAGGCAGCTGTACGCTTGTCAACTTTTATTTCCGCGGCAGTATTTTCCGGGATGGCAACGAGCGCCCCTTCCAGTTCTTGCATCACCTGGTCGATGCCTATCGAAATGGAGACAAGCGATCCTGCTGCAGCATTGATTTTCGGGTGGGCCCCCGAACCATTTCATTGATGAAGTCCATTGCGGCAAAAATCAAAAAAGGCGATCTGGATAGCGAGGTCAATATCCTCTGGGCCATCAAGAAACTGATCCAGCTATCGAAGGAAAAGATTTTTGAAGAATACGAGAAGATATCGCAATCGCAAGCACAGTCCAAAGCGGCCTATTCAGCCATCAAACAGGCTGTGGCAGCGCATGGACAGGATTTTAAACTGGAAGATATTGCCGACCGGTTTGGAATCAGTAAGGACTACCTGCATCAACTTATACATAGCTATTACGGACAGAGTCCCCAGGAGCTGAAAATAGCGTTTATGCTACGCCTTGCCAAGAAGTATATAGCGGATGGCATGCATACCGACGAAATTGCCTACGAGCTCGGCTACACATCGCCCAGCAGCTTTGTCCGCTTTTTTAAAAATCAAACGGGCATGACGCCAACGGCATATTTTAAGCGCATTAACCCATGA